One window of the Panulirus ornatus isolate Po-2019 chromosome 47, ASM3632096v1, whole genome shotgun sequence genome contains the following:
- the mRpS17 gene encoding small ribosomal subunit protein uS17m isoform X1, translated as MAASAARNVLLIGQCIAHNTPNAAKVRVKRLKFDKNLNMYFSSHKNFFAYDPEEQCKVGDIVLIKKLPENRTKLITHSLIKQVYKYGDVTDPITGKKVISGKYRDQIMERDEMFGVAEDGSGGFDYNEAPERGWQEGRKDFSHKVGYKKWHEFEPGHPLHNDPVAS; from the exons ATGGCAGCCAGTGCAGCACGCAATGTTTTATTGATTGGTCAGTGTATTGCACATAATACGCCAAATGCTGCTAAGGTCCGAGTAAAACGTTTGAAATTTGACAAAAACTTGAATATG taCTTTTCAAGCCATAAGAACTTCTTTGCCTATGATCCTGAGGAACAGTGCAAAGTTGGAGACATTGTGCTGATCAA GAAACTTCCTGAAAACAGGACAAAGTTGATCACCCACTCCTTAATTAAGCAAGTTTACAAATATGGTGATGTTACAGACCCCATCACAGGCAAGAAAGTCATCTCTGGTAAATATAG GGACCAAATCATGGAACGTGATGAGATGTTTGGAGTGGCTGAGGATGGCTCGGGTGGTTTTGATTATAATGAAGCACCAGAGCGAGGCTGGCAGGAGGGCAGAAAGGACTTCAGTCACAAG GTTGGCTATAAAAAATGGCATGAGTTTGAGCCAGGTCACCCACTTCACAATGATCCTGTTGCTAGCTAA
- the mRpS17 gene encoding small ribosomal subunit protein uS17m isoform X2: MVGDKYEYYFSSHKNFFAYDPEEQCKVGDIVLIKKLPENRTKLITHSLIKQVYKYGDVTDPITGKKVISGKYRDQIMERDEMFGVAEDGSGGFDYNEAPERGWQEGRKDFSHKVGYKKWHEFEPGHPLHNDPVAS; encoded by the exons ATGGTTGgagacaagtatgaatat taCTTTTCAAGCCATAAGAACTTCTTTGCCTATGATCCTGAGGAACAGTGCAAAGTTGGAGACATTGTGCTGATCAA GAAACTTCCTGAAAACAGGACAAAGTTGATCACCCACTCCTTAATTAAGCAAGTTTACAAATATGGTGATGTTACAGACCCCATCACAGGCAAGAAAGTCATCTCTGGTAAATATAG GGACCAAATCATGGAACGTGATGAGATGTTTGGAGTGGCTGAGGATGGCTCGGGTGGTTTTGATTATAATGAAGCACCAGAGCGAGGCTGGCAGGAGGGCAGAAAGGACTTCAGTCACAAG GTTGGCTATAAAAAATGGCATGAGTTTGAGCCAGGTCACCCACTTCACAATGATCCTGTTGCTAGCTAA